The Chrysiogenia bacterium genome contains the following window.
GAAGGCAAATGCGGTCGCTGCGAGTTCAAGAAGGTCTGCGGCGGCTCGCGTGCCAGGGCCTATGCCTTTACCGGAAACTACATGGCCGAAGAGCCCTGCTGCTCCTACCAGCCCCGAGAACAGGCTGAACAGGCATCTGAGCCCCAGCAGAAGGCGGTATGAGTTGAATCATAAGGGCTTCGTACCGGGAGTTCGTAGACTGGCTCCTGGTTGGTAGGAGGTCGCAAAGGCCTCTAAGTTTTCTGCGCAGACTGGAGGGTTTTGCGCAGGGATGTGCGGTCGGGTGGCCGCTGGAAAACCCCTTCGGGGTTGTCCGAAATGGGCCCCGGGCAACGTCGGGAAGGACGACATGCCCGGGGCTCGTGTAATTTCTGGATCAGGTCGCCTCCACCCCGCTAAGCTCAACCCCATGAATGCCGCGCTGCTCTCCATCCTGTTTCTTCTTGGAGCACCCGAACACTCCCCTGCGACTGGCGATCTCTGCGGGTGCCTCGATCATCAACGAACCATGCAAGTTAGCGCCACGCTCATGCAGGCCGGCGTAACGGGTGACTTGAACGCTGCACTTGAGCAAGCCGAGCGCAGGGCCGCGCTTCGCGGCGCCTTTGCGCTTGCCTTCTGTGCAGCTCAGACCGAAGGCTTCGAGCGCGTCAGCGACAATACGATTGAATGGGAAGCGGGGTCGTGTCGGGCGGTCAATCCCTCGCCGCGCGTCTGGCCCGAACTGCTTCGCATCGAATGCAAAAATGAAGACACATGGCCCGCACTACCCGCTGAGTTTCTGGTATCCGGCGAGCCATGGCAGAGCCGCGGCGAAGAACTCAACCGCGTCTGGTCAAAGCGCTTGCGCGTCTCCGCAAGCTGCGAAGATCAATAAACTCAATCAACGTGCAGCGGTCTTTTTGCTTGCCTGCTCCTGAAGCTTCCGGATGTAGGCCACCACGCTTGCGATTTCGTAGTCTTCGAATTCGAGTTCTTCGCGCGCCGAGTTCATGGAGGTTCCCTCTCGCCCGTCGCGTACCGTGATCAGGAAGAATTCGTCTGGCATGGCACTCAGCGTGGGGGAGGTCAGACTCAGGCCGTCCTTGCCGCCTTCACCGAACTCGCCATGACACATCTTGCAACTGTCATTGTAGAGTTCCCTGCCCTCATCCACGTCGACCTCATCGTCTTCATCGACGAAGGTCCAGGGCTCCACCTCGACGCCCTCGGCCCCTTCCATGATGTAGGCGACGAGCGCGTCGATTTCCCTGGAGCTCAAGCCGCTGGAGGTAGAGCCCATGCTCTCCATCGGCGTGCCGGGCCGACCGTGGTTGATCGTATTGCGGATGAACTCCGCGCCTGCGACCGACGTGAACGCCGGGTTGCGGATGGCCGGGACGCGCCAGTTCAGCACGCTGTCCTTGCGGTCTTCCATCCCGGCGTCGTGACAGCCCGAGCAGTAGCGCTGGTAAATGATCTGACCATTGGGGTTGTCGCGGTCCAGCGAGTCGCGCGAGTGGATCATCTTCTCGGGCACGCGGATGTCGCGCAGTGACATCAGATAGACGCCCAGGGCGCTCACGTCATCCTCGCTGAGGCCGTAGTTGCGCATGGCCGAGCCCTCTACCACTGACTGGGGATCGCGCAAGTGGGCTTCCTGCCAGTGCTCGACGGTATGGGGCTCATCGAGATGCGCCATGGAAAAATGGCCATGCGGCTGGGAACCGATCCCGTCGAGTGCCGGACCGCGCGAGCCGCCAAGGCCGCCGGTCTTGTGGCAGGAATTGCAGCCCAGGTTGGTGAACAACTCGGCACCCTTGCTCAGCACCGGGGCGCCGTTGTCAGAGAGCCAGCTCGATGCATGACACGTCCGGCAGGAGGCCTGCACGTAGGTCGACGAATAGACCGGCTCGTCCCAGAAAACTTTCTCGTGCGGGTCGTTGGCGTGCGCCTCCAGCGAATTGGTGGCCAGTCCCTGCCCGGCATGGCAGAGCGTGCAGCCGTATTCCTGGGGCTGATGGTCGAACAAATATTCGCCCGGGTGGGTGCGAAGCGGCTGGTCCGCCTCTGCCATATCCGTATTGAAGACACCCACGTGGCAGGTCGTGCAGCGATCGATGCGGCCAAGCTCTGGCAGGTAGTACTGCTTGAGTCCCTGTTCGAAGGGCTTCTCGCCCTCGGTCTGTTTGGCGTATTCGCGCTGGTAGCCGCGCCATTCGCGGAAGTAGTTCTCTTCAAGCCCGGAAACAACTGCGAAGGCCAGTGTCACCAGCGAGGCGAGCAGGAGGATGGTGGAGTAGAAGCGCGTTCTCATGGTGTCCCCCTTAGTGAACCGGCCAGTCGGCGGGCGACCAGTAGAAGCCCCAGTTCGGGCCGCGGAAGTAGACGCCGACGATGGTCAGCACGATGAAGCCGCAAAGGAAGCACGTGAAGAGCGCAACAGCGCCCTTGCGCGTGCTTGCCGTGCGCTGCAGCACAATGAGTGAGAAGGCTGCGTAGAACAGGGTAATGAGCGTCCCCGGGTTACAGGCCGTAATCACGATCTGGGGAATCGAGGGATACCAGTTGCGAAGCCATCCGTATTTCACCGTGAAAGCAACGACCGCAATGGTGACGCCGAATCCGTAGACCAGCGAGCCCCAGAAGATCTTCTTCTCCGCGCCCCGATCGAGCCAGGTCCCCGAAACGCCTTTTTCACGATCGAGGAAGGGGATCAGCGCCAGGCCGATCACCACGACGACCGGGATCATCATGCCCCCGGCAAAGGCCGAATAGCTCACCAGTTCCTGCAGACCCAGGAAGTACCAGGGTGCCTTGGCCGGGTTCTCGGGAATGTTGGCGTTGGCCAGTTCCTTGAGCGGCGCGTCCCACAGGAAGCTGAGGATGCAGGCCAAGGCGATGAAGCACATCGCCGCTGCCAGTTCCGCGCGGAAGGCGTGCGGGAAACTTGCGACCGTCCCTTCGGGCCCCTTGTCCACGGCAGGGGTCTTGCCCTTCACCACGGCCATGAGCCCGTAGGTCTTGTTCGTGGCAAAGGCGGACTTTCCAGTCACGCCCGGGTCTCCGGGCTTGCTGGCATCGGGCGGTCGCGAGAGTCCGCCGTCCTTGCGAATGCGCCAGAAGTGCACGCCAATCAGGGCGAAAGCTGCAGCCGGCAGAATCATCACGTGCAGCAGGTAGAAACGCGTGAGCGCCCCCTGCCCCACTTCATCGCCGCCGAGCAGCAACTCTTTTTGAAGTCCGCCGATATCGAAGAACTGCGTGATACCAAACGCATCGGTCAGTTCGCGCGGGCTCGCAGCGATGTTCGAACCAATGGTCACAGCCCAGAATGCGAGCTGGTCCCAGGGGAGCAGGTAGCCGGTGAACGAGAGCCCCAGCGTGATCGTCAGCAGGAGCATTCCGATCAGCCAGTTGAACTCGCGCGGGGCCTTGTAAGAGTTTGTATAGAAGACGCGGATCATGTGGGCGAAGACGGCGAACACCATGAGGTGCGCCGCCCAGCGGTGGATATTGCGCACATACTTGCCGGCGCTCGAAACGAACGAGAGGTCCTTGACCGACTGATAGGCCTCAGGGATCGAGGCCTCGTAATAAATCATCAGGAAAATGCCCGTGAGACAGAGCGTCAGAAAGCTCACGAAGGCGATGACCCCCAGGCCGTAGGTAAATGTCGGCCTGAGGCTCCAGACGTGCGTTCTCGTCGAGTGGATGTGCAGGAAAAAGTTCTGGAACACCGCACGCGAACGGTCACGCTCGCTTCGAATGGGCCAGGCATGGCGCACAAAGGCCGACTTGAAAGTGCGCCCGACCTCTTTGAGATTCCTCACAAAGGCCTGAAGGCCCGAGACCTGCTCGACGGCTGCGTCTGCCGGATCGCTGATGGAATCCGGCCGCACCTTCGGATTCTGAACACCGTTGTTGGGTTCACTCACTGGTAATTCTCCTGGAATGAAAACAGCTCCATGGTGATCGCATCGTTGGGACAGCGCTCGGCGCACAGCGCGCAACGGATGCAGCGATCCTCGTCCTTGAGGATCACGCTGGTCTCGCCCGCTTCATCGCCCAGTTCACGAATGAGGGTATCGATCTCCTCGTTCCGCTCGAGCTTTGTGATCGGGATGATTTTCAGACAATCCTCGGGACAGACATCCACGCATCCGCCGCACAGGACGCAGCGGCTCGAATCAAAGACCGTGTTGACGTTGCAGGAGAGACAACGCATCGCCTGTTCGTGGGCGTCGTCTTCGGAGAAGGTCCGCTCCACCTGCACGTGCATGGCCCCCACGCGCTCGGTCACGTCCTGCGCCGGGCTTTCCTGCCGGGCCAGACGCTCGAAGCCCTCGCGGCGGTAGTAGTCGGCAATCGGCTCGTGGTCGCAGGATGTTTGTGTTTCCAATGGAATCTGCGCGCCCATTTTGGTCGCAACCACCCGGGCGATCCGCTTTCCCGAAGCGATTGCATCAATCGCCAGTCGCGGGCCATAGGCAGCGTCGCCGGCCAGGAAGATATCGTCGTGAGAAGTCCTGCCGGTAGCTGGATCGTTCTTGAGGTTGCCGCGCTCATCGAAGTCGAGCCCGTCCACGCCCTTGAGAAAGCTCCAGTCAACGGACTGTCCGATACACACAAGCACGGTGTCACACTCGATGATGGTCTCATCGCCGGTGTCGTACTGGGGGCTAAAACGCCCGTTCTCGTCCCAGAGGGATACGACCCGGAGGAACTTCACCGCCTTCACGTGACCGTTTTCGTCGGTAAGCACCTCGGCCGGTCCAATGCCGTTGTGGCGAATGACGCCTTCTTCTTCGCCCTCGAGGATCTCCACCTGGTCGGCGAGCATCTGATCGAGCGATTCAAGGCAAGCCAGGTGAATCTCGGCGCCAATCCCGGCGAGCTTGCGGGCCTGGGGAGTCACGTCGCGCTCAATGTAGACGCGGCGCACCGCCGTGCGCGCGGCGTCGTAAGCCACGTTGCCACCACCAATGACCAGCACGCGGTTTCCAATCCCGGTCGTCTCGCCAAGCGCCACGTCCCGGAGAAAATCGATTCCTCCGAGCACGCCCTTGGCGTTTCCACCCGGAATCGGAAGCGGGCGCGGGATCTTCGCACCGATGGCGACGATCACCTTCTCGTGGCGACTCATCAGCTCATCGATGCTGATGTCCTTGCCGATCTGCACGCCCGTCTCGAACTTCACGCCCAGTGCGCGGATGACGTCGATCTCGCTGGAGATCAGCGAGCGCGGCAGGCGGTACTCGGGGATACCCACGGCCAGCATGCCGCCGGCGACGGGCTCGCGCTCGTAGACGACGCTGGGAAAACCCAGAATCGCCAGGTCGTGCGCGGCGGCAAGACCCGCAGGGCCTGAGCCGATGATTCCGATTGTGCGCGAATCGCTGGCCGGATTGGCCAGCCTTGCCTTGAGCTGATCCTTGAACTGCCGGATGTCCTCGCGGTCGACATTTTCAGTCGTCGGTTCCTGCGAGACGATCCACTTGGGAAGCTCCTCGCGGGCGTGCACGCCGGATTCGGGGCCGTATTGCTCGCACACCACGCGCTTGAGCGCCCGGATGGCGACAGGTGCATCGATGTTGCCGCGTCGGCAATTGGCCTCGCACGGCGCCCCGCAGATCCGCCCGCAAATGGAGGCGAGCGGATTGGGGGCGCGTGCAATCAGGTAAGCTTTTTCAAGCTCTCCTCTGGCAATGGCCTGCACGTATCCGCGCGAGTCGGTATGAACCGGACAGCCCGACTGACAGCCGATGAGCCGCTTGTAGTAGTCGGCATCGGCGATCTCGGCGCTGTAGCGCGCGGGCTGCGGTTCATCCTCGGCAGACATGATTACTCCTTTGCCACTCCGTCGTAGGCCAGGTAGTAGAGAATCGCTTCGAGCTGCTCATCGGAAAGCTCGGGGTCGGGCATTCCGTCGGGATAGGTCTCGAGCATTTTCTTCATTTCGGGATCGGTTTGCTGCAGGGTTTCCGCGTTCTTGAGCCAGTTCGTAATCCATTCGCGGCCACGCGCGGCATAGATCCCCTTGAGGCCGGGTCCCTTCTCGCCCTGGCCATCGGTGTCGATGGCATGGCAGCCCGAGCACTGCTTGCGCTTGAAAGTCTTGAGCCCCTTCTTGAAGGTCTTTGCGTCCCAGGCCGGCACTGCCGCGTCATCTGCCATGACAGGCATTCCACTGACGCACACCAGCCCTCCTACCAGCATCAATACCAAAAGTGTCTTTCGCATAGCTCCGCTCCATTTCTCCTTAGGTCACACAACGGCTTTTTCGCCGCTGGGGATTTCCTTCTTCAGATCTACAATCAGCGCACCGTCATCGGCGCGTCCGATCTCCAGCCATGGCAATGCGCGCGGGGCCGGGCCCTGTACCACGCTTCCGTTGGCATCAAACACAGAACCGTGGCACGGGCACTTGAATCCGTCACCGGCGCTCTGACACACGCATCCGAGGTGCGTGCAGATCAGCGACATCGCATGGATTCCGTCCTCGTCCCGAACAACCTTGATGTTGTGCTTTGCAATCACACGGGTCGTGCCAGTCGGAAATTCATCGGGATAGCCGATGCGTACCTTCGAGCTCGGCTCGTAGTGAACATTGGGCTTGGGCATGCGAAGTAGACCGAGCATCCCGGCAAACACCGCAGCAGCGGCAGTCCAGATGGCACTCGTCTCAAGGAAATCGCGACGGCCCATCGTTTCCTTTTCAGTTGGCACACTCACGATGTGGTTTCCTCCCGCGTGATACCTGCCATCAACCTAGGGCAGCAGCGCGTCCTGCATTTATGAGCCCGATCATAGCCTCGCTCAGGGTTTGGCTCCGTTTTCGGGACTTTTCCCATCCTGCCGGAGGTAAACCAGAAGCGCCTCGATCTCTTCGGATTCGAGTCCCAGATAAGGCATCACTTCAGGGTATTTCTCGGAAAGCTCGCGCGCGGTGGCATCAGTCTCGCGCATCTTGTCGGGATCGGCCAGCCAGCTTCGAAGCCATGCGGCACTTCTTCTCTGTGTCACCCCTGCCAGGTCCGGGCACTTCCCGAAGAACTCACCAAAGGCATGACAGCCCCGGCACTGCTTCTTTCGAAAAAGAAGTGCGCCTTGTTTGAAGGCTTCGCTAGTGACTTCCGGGAGTGTCTGTTCGGCGGGTTTCGGAGACTCGTTTGGTCCGGTTTGTTCAGAAGCGGCGTGGCTCATATCGACCCCACCCGCACAGAGCACGAGCAGCAGGCACACAAGCCCCCCCAGCGCCATCCGACCCATACGGCGTTCCTTTTCCTTCAACTCACGCAAAACTTATGATAGTGCTCATAATCACACAAAACGGAATTCGTGACAATGGCCGCTGAGGACAGGAGCGAGTTGTTCCCATGCTGATGATCAGTGATTTGCTAGAGCTTGCCCGTGGCGGCGGCGTGCCGGGTCCGGCCTCCGAGGCTGGACGCGGCAGATACTCGACCAACGCCAGCCCCGTGATCGTCTGGAACGTCATCAACCACTGCAACATGTCGTGCCCGCATTGCTATGCGGCGGCCATTCACAAACCCGATCCCGATGATCTCACCGGCGAAGAAGGCCGCAAGCTGCTCAAGGAGCTTGCCGGCCTCGAAGTCCCGGCGGTGATCTTCTCGGGCGGCGAGCCGCTGCTTCGCAAGGACATCTTCGATCTGATCGCCTACGCAAAAGAACTGGGGCACCGCCCCCATCTTTCCAGCAACGGCGTGATGATTGATCGCGACACCGCCCGGCGGCTCCGCGAGGTCGGAATCGACTACGTGGGCATTAGTATCGACGGGATGCCAGGCTTCAACGATGAGTATCGCGGCTATGAGCACGGTTTCGAACGCGCGTTCCGCGGCGCCGAGTATTGCCTCGAAGAGGGCCTCAAGGTCGGGATTCGCATGACGGTCTCGAAGAAGAACCGCGACCAGTTCGATGAACTTCTCGACCATGTCATCGCGCTCAAGATCCCGCGTTTCTATGTCTCTCACCTGGTCTACGCGGGCCGCGCCCACGAGGACCACGGCTACGACCTGAGCCCCGAAGAGAACCGGGAGATGGTGCGCCACATCTTTGAGCGCGCCGACGCGCTGCTCGACCAGAAATCGGCAACACGCATTGTCAGCGGCGCCAACGACGCTGACGGGCCGTTCCTGTATTTCTACGCGCTCGAACGCCACGGCGAGCTGGGCGCCCGGCGCCTGCTCAACAGGCTCAAGGCGCGCACCGGCAACACGGCCGGCGAGCGAATCCTGAACATCGACAATCGCGGCAACGTCCATCCAGACCAGTTCTGGAGCGAGGCTTGCCTTGGCAATGTTCGTCACAGCAGCTTCACGGAGATCATGAAGAATCCTCTGCTCGAACAACTGCGCCACCGGGAAGACTACCTGCAGGGCAAGTGCGGGAGCTGCCGTTTCAAACCCGCCTGCCGCGGCTCCCATCGCGAGCGCTCGCTCGCCGTGGGAACTGGTCTGTGGGGCAGTGATCCATCGTGTTATCTCACCGAATCCGAAGTTCAAGGAGTCTCCCCATGGGACGCGCGCGTAGCCCAATCCTGATCGCCCTGCTCACCCTCTGTTTGACCCATTGCGCTCCTGCGGGCGGGATCGGCTCGCGCATTTTCATTGTTCGGCGCGACTCGGGCAGCCTGAGTGTCTATGACGCTGCCGACGCAAAGATGCTCCCAACCGAAGTCAAAGACCTCGGCAACATGCGCCATGCCTCCATGGTGTTTTCCAAAGACCTGCGCTGGGGATACCTGGCGACCCGCAACGGCCAGCTCTCACGGGTGGATCTCAATACTCTCAAAATGGACAAGTCCGTGCCCACCTCGGAGAATTCCATCGGCATTGCGATCTCCCAGGACGGGCGCTACATCGCCGTTTCGGAATACAAGCCCGGCGGCGTGACCATCGTCGATGCCCGCTCGATGGAGATTCTCAAGCACATCCCGGCCACGGTCGAAGTCGATGGCAAGGAAGTGCGCTCACGTGTCACGGGGCTCGTCGACGTGCCGGGCAACCGCTTTGCCTGTGCGCTGATGGACGGTGCGGAGATCTGGATCATCGACGCCTCGAAGCCCGATTTTCCCATCGAATATCGCTTCGCCACTCCGAGTCCCAATCCCTTCGACGCGCTCGTGACACCGGAGGGTCGCTTCTACCTGACCGGACACTTCGAGAGCGACAACGTCACCCTGCTCGATCTCTGGCATCCCGAACTGGGCGTCCGCTCGGTGGACATCCGTGATCCCGAGCTGGATGCCAAGCGCAGCGCGCCCATCAAGATGCCGCACATGGAAGCCTGGGGCGTTGCCGGGGACGAGGTATTCGTCCCGCTCGTCGGCGAGGCGCGCCTGGCCGTGCTCGACCGCACCACCTGGAAGTTCAAGCAATCGATCCCGCTACGTGGGAATCCGGTCTATGCCGTTCTCTCTCCCACCAGCCGGGAAATCTGGGTGACCTATTCGGGCTCGGAAAACGACGCATTCATCGAGATCATCGACACCGAGCAGCACAAGGTTGTCCGCACCATTGAGGCCGGTCGCAAGATCTATCATCTGGCGTTCAGCCCCCGCGGAGACGAGGTCTATGTCAGCGCCAATGCCGACAACCGCTTTCTGGTGATCGACGCCAACACCTACGAGATCAAGCATCGCTTCGAAGTGGCATCCCCCTCGGGAATCTTCGGCCCCTGGCGCGCCTATGAAATGGGGCTCTAGTCAAAGCCAATGCGCCTGAAGTTCCTTCTGCTGGTTCTGCTCCTCACCGGGTGCGCAATGCCGCATTCGGAGGCCGGAGAAACAGGCTCGTCTCAAGAGAGCGTCGCCGGCGATGCCGCGCTCATTGAGCTGGGCCGCGTGACATTTCGCTCTGCCGGATGCGTGGCCTGCCATCGGCGCGAGGGCCTGGGCGGCACCGACGGCCCGGATCTCGATGCCCTCGCCGGCACCTCGGATCCGACGTATGTGCGTGAGTCGATTCTGGAGCCAAAGGCGCGGATCCTGCCTGGCTATGAGGGGATTGAGATGCCGGGAAACTACGGGGAAATGCTGAGCGAGCCGGAAATCGATGCGCTCCAGTACTACCTCTCCAATCGCTTGAAATGACCGCGTTGAGAGCGGGCTCAGCCTTATGAGCCCGCTCATAACCCGGTTTTCGAGACATTCAGTAGTTTTAGGGGCAACGATGGGGCTGTCCGTTCTGACACTTCATCCCGTCCAGATCATGTCGGAGGGAAGACAATGGAATCGAAGACAAAACACCACAGCAAGAGGTCCTGGCCGGGCCATTGGTGGTTGGCACCCATTGCGTTGGTGCTGGCCCTGGTTCTGGCCCCAACCTGGGCGCACGCAGGTGACGCCCCGAAAATGAGTGAAGAAGAGTTTGCCCACGGCAAGAAGCTCTACTTTGAACGCTGCGCAGGCTGCCACGGCACCCTGCGCGCCGGTGCAACCGGCCCCGAGCTCTCCCCCACCAAGACCATCAAGATGGGGACTGAGCGCCTGACCGACATCATGCAGTACGGCATGCCCGGCGGCATGCCTGCCTGGGGTGAGGAAGGCCTGCTTAACGAGGACGAGATCAAGACCGTCGTCAAGTACATCCAGCAGGAACCGCCCCAGCCACCGGAGATGTCGCTTGAGGAAATCAAACAGTCCTGGAAGGTCTACGTTCCAGTGGCCGATCGGCCTGACAAGCCCCAGCACAACCGCGATTGGGAAGACTACTTCGGCGTCGTGCTCCGCGATCAGGGTCAGGTCGCCATCATCGACGGGCAGACCAAAGAGAAGGTCGCCGTCATCAAGACCGGCTACGCAGTG
Protein-coding sequences here:
- a CDS encoding cytochrome c; translation: MGRMALGGLVCLLLVLCAGGVDMSHAASEQTGPNESPKPAEQTLPEVTSEAFKQGALLFRKKQCRGCHAFGEFFGKCPDLAGVTQRRSAAWLRSWLADPDKMRETDATARELSEKYPEVMPYLGLESEEIEALLVYLRQDGKSPENGAKP
- a CDS encoding c-type cytochrome, with protein sequence MRTRFYSTILLLASLVTLAFAVVSGLEENYFREWRGYQREYAKQTEGEKPFEQGLKQYYLPELGRIDRCTTCHVGVFNTDMAEADQPLRTHPGEYLFDHQPQEYGCTLCHAGQGLATNSLEAHANDPHEKVFWDEPVYSSTYVQASCRTCHASSWLSDNGAPVLSKGAELFTNLGCNSCHKTGGLGGSRGPALDGIGSQPHGHFSMAHLDEPHTVEHWQEAHLRDPQSVVEGSAMRNYGLSEDDVSALGVYLMSLRDIRVPEKMIHSRDSLDRDNPNGQIIYQRYCSGCHDAGMEDRKDSVLNWRVPAIRNPAFTSVAGAEFIRNTINHGRPGTPMESMGSTSSGLSSREIDALVAYIMEGAEGVEVEPWTFVDEDDEVDVDEGRELYNDSCKMCHGEFGEGGKDGLSLTSPTLSAMPDEFFLITVRDGREGTSMNSAREELEFEDYEIASVVAYIRKLQEQASKKTAAR
- a CDS encoding Rieske 2Fe-2S domain-containing protein, whose translation is MSVPTEKETMGRRDFLETSAIWTAAAAVFAGMLGLLRMPKPNVHYEPSSKVRIGYPDEFPTGTTRVIAKHNIKVVRDEDGIHAMSLICTHLGCVCQSAGDGFKCPCHGSVFDANGSVVQGPAPRALPWLEIGRADDGALIVDLKKEIPSGEKAVV
- a CDS encoding protein nirF; the protein is MGRARSPILIALLTLCLTHCAPAGGIGSRIFIVRRDSGSLSVYDAADAKMLPTEVKDLGNMRHASMVFSKDLRWGYLATRNGQLSRVDLNTLKMDKSVPTSENSIGIAISQDGRYIAVSEYKPGGVTIVDARSMEILKHIPATVEVDGKEVRSRVTGLVDVPGNRFACALMDGAEIWIIDASKPDFPIEYRFATPSPNPFDALVTPEGRFYLTGHFESDNVTLLDLWHPELGVRSVDIRDPELDAKRSAPIKMPHMEAWGVAGDEVFVPLVGEARLAVLDRTTWKFKQSIPLRGNPVYAVLSPTSREIWVTYSGSENDAFIEIIDTEQHKVVRTIEAGRKIYHLAFSPRGDEVYVSANADNRFLVIDANTYEIKHRFEVASPSGIFGPWRAYEMGL
- a CDS encoding cytochrome c; translation: MADDAAVPAWDAKTFKKGLKTFKRKQCSGCHAIDTDGQGEKGPGLKGIYAARGREWITNWLKNAETLQQTDPEMKKMLETYPDGMPDPELSDEQLEAILYYLAYDGVAKE
- a CDS encoding c-type cytochrome yields the protein MRLKFLLLVLLLTGCAMPHSEAGETGSSQESVAGDAALIELGRVTFRSAGCVACHRREGLGGTDGPDLDALAGTSDPTYVRESILEPKARILPGYEGIEMPGNYGEMLSEPEIDALQYYLSNRLK
- a CDS encoding c-type cytochrome, which produces MSEEEFAHGKKLYFERCAGCHGTLRAGATGPELSPTKTIKMGTERLTDIMQYGMPGGMPAWGEEGLLNEDEIKTVVKYIQQEPPQPPEMSLEEIKQSWKVYVPVADRPDKPQHNRDWEDYFGVVLRDQGQVAIIDGQTKEKVAVIKTGYAVHILRSSSTGRYFYVVGRDGRISLIDLWTKEPSLVAEVKPCIDARS
- a CDS encoding FAD-dependent oxidoreductase, yielding MSAEDEPQPARYSAEIADADYYKRLIGCQSGCPVHTDSRGYVQAIARGELEKAYLIARAPNPLASICGRICGAPCEANCRRGNIDAPVAIRALKRVVCEQYGPESGVHAREELPKWIVSQEPTTENVDREDIRQFKDQLKARLANPASDSRTIGIIGSGPAGLAAAHDLAILGFPSVVYEREPVAGGMLAVGIPEYRLPRSLISSEIDVIRALGVKFETGVQIGKDISIDELMSRHEKVIVAIGAKIPRPLPIPGGNAKGVLGGIDFLRDVALGETTGIGNRVLVIGGGNVAYDAARTAVRRVYIERDVTPQARKLAGIGAEIHLACLESLDQMLADQVEILEGEEEGVIRHNGIGPAEVLTDENGHVKAVKFLRVVSLWDENGRFSPQYDTGDETIIECDTVLVCIGQSVDWSFLKGVDGLDFDERGNLKNDPATGRTSHDDIFLAGDAAYGPRLAIDAIASGKRIARVVATKMGAQIPLETQTSCDHEPIADYYRREGFERLARQESPAQDVTERVGAMHVQVERTFSEDDAHEQAMRCLSCNVNTVFDSSRCVLCGGCVDVCPEDCLKIIPITKLERNEEIDTLIRELGDEAGETSVILKDEDRCIRCALCAERCPNDAITMELFSFQENYQ
- a CDS encoding cytochrome b N-terminal domain-containing protein, producing the protein MRNLKEVGRTFKSAFVRHAWPIRSERDRSRAVFQNFFLHIHSTRTHVWSLRPTFTYGLGVIAFVSFLTLCLTGIFLMIYYEASIPEAYQSVKDLSFVSSAGKYVRNIHRWAAHLMVFAVFAHMIRVFYTNSYKAPREFNWLIGMLLLTITLGLSFTGYLLPWDQLAFWAVTIGSNIAASPRELTDAFGITQFFDIGGLQKELLLGGDEVGQGALTRFYLLHVMILPAAAFALIGVHFWRIRKDGGLSRPPDASKPGDPGVTGKSAFATNKTYGLMAVVKGKTPAVDKGPEGTVASFPHAFRAELAAAMCFIALACILSFLWDAPLKELANANIPENPAKAPWYFLGLQELVSYSAFAGGMMIPVVVVIGLALIPFLDREKGVSGTWLDRGAEKKIFWGSLVYGFGVTIAVVAFTVKYGWLRNWYPSIPQIVITACNPGTLITLFYAAFSLIVLQRTASTRKGAVALFTCFLCGFIVLTIVGVYFRGPNWGFYWSPADWPVH
- a CDS encoding radical SAM protein encodes the protein MLMISDLLELARGGGVPGPASEAGRGRYSTNASPVIVWNVINHCNMSCPHCYAAAIHKPDPDDLTGEEGRKLLKELAGLEVPAVIFSGGEPLLRKDIFDLIAYAKELGHRPHLSSNGVMIDRDTARRLREVGIDYVGISIDGMPGFNDEYRGYEHGFERAFRGAEYCLEEGLKVGIRMTVSKKNRDQFDELLDHVIALKIPRFYVSHLVYAGRAHEDHGYDLSPEENREMVRHIFERADALLDQKSATRIVSGANDADGPFLYFYALERHGELGARRLLNRLKARTGNTAGERILNIDNRGNVHPDQFWSEACLGNVRHSSFTEIMKNPLLEQLRHREDYLQGKCGSCRFKPACRGSHRERSLAVGTGLWGSDPSCYLTESEVQGVSPWDARVAQS